A stretch of Lactuca sativa cultivar Salinas chromosome 6, Lsat_Salinas_v11, whole genome shotgun sequence DNA encodes these proteins:
- the LOC111882998 gene encoding mediator of RNA polymerase II transcription subunit 15a: MDTSTYQGGTGGGESTMESVDWRTQMASDSRKKIVIKIMDTLKKHHPSWALEKPQEIKSIAQRLEEKIYTTTTSQSDYVRKISMKLLTMESRSANLVPNSLQCNSVSSSVNPSNPGSHGIHQVNNQGQQPLPIPVPSNHPQATQQILSQSIHSNIPSSGVQVSAGVSSALPPVNALSQPTISNISSQNPNLQNIQNFVNQRQIPTRQQQQQQQQQQQSQNSQQYLYRHQIHQIAKHNLHIQQQHQNLLQPSHFQPSSLSTAQQNQQSVIQHHQKSALRQQRQQPPASIVHQQPPPPQSNPMGLQTSATNLQQQQQPRLLSQKNSSSNVQQPHQHSIGQHKNFPTIHQQPTMLNNQHSTQVMQSKVSVPQKNHSMQGQRSQPELQVMPQLQTQSGQLQHQLNMKLQSNMSQRDMQQRLPTSGAFQQQNVIDQQQKQLFQQQRAMPEASSTSSDSTAQTGNQNNGDWQEEVYQKIKAMKDKYMPGLTDLYPKIMIKLHLHNSLPQQPKNEQFEKVKMLKHIFDSCLNFLQVPRSNILPIYKEKLDLYEKQIINIILTFNRKPGPHLQQPLPSPTQVHPHESHMNSPNSTMFQLKQLQPHHQMKHHFLQKQQQQQFNRPTKQQQLQLPHIGVKIESLTRPGPPFSPQISSPTVDQQNPLTSVTKSATCTPLQSANSPFTMSSPSTPSTSHILGDSEKVNLGIPNAGNVGHQSNVASHSLSLPFGTPGISASPLLAEFTSPDGNHGNEALIVSGKSSSTIEKPIEHLLKVVKSISAKSLSASVSDIGSVVSMIDSIAGSRAGIKSRAAIGEDLVATTKCRLQSTTIGKRKTKMEPLNVVSSANNVNDSFKRFSYLEASELESTATSSIKRPRIKTSNALLEEIREINWGLIDTMVGISEEDVGSGTVVRCSFGAVNIKSQYASAKVLPIQPLRLLVPANYPNCSPILLDKFPVEISKEDEMEDLSMKAKLRFHSCVRMLSEPISLEEMTRTWDTCARAVISEYAHQTSGGAGGTFTSKYGPWEDCLTFTASA, from the exons ATGGATACAAGTACTTATCAAGGTGGGACGGGTGGTGGTGAATCCACCATGGAATCTGTCGACTGGAGGACTCAGATGGCATCAGATTCGCGAAAAAAGATTGTCATTAAGAT AATGGATACATTGAAGAAGCATCATCCATCTTGGGCATTAGAGAAGCCACAAGAAATTAAGAGTATTGCTCAGAGGCTTGAGGAAAAGATTTATACTACCACAACAAGCCAA TCTGATTATGTGCGAAAAATATCTATGAAGTTGTTGACCATGGAGAGTAGGTCTGCAAATCTTGTGCCCAATTCTTTGCAGTGCAACTCTGTTAGTAGTAGTGTGAACCCCTCTAATCCAG GCTCTCATGGCATCCATCAAGTCAACAACCAAGGGCAACAACCCCTTCCTATTCCTGTTCCATCTAATCACCCTCAAGCAACTCAACAAATCCTATCACAGAGCATCCACAGTAATATTCCTTCATCTGGAGTACAAGTTTCTGCTGGTGTATCATCTGCATTACCACCTGTCAATGCTCTCTCACAGCCTACTATCTCAAATATTTCCTCCCAAAATCCAAACTTACAGAACATTCAGAACTTTGTAAATCAAAGGCAGATACCAACcaggcaacaacaacaacaacaacaacaacaacaacagtctCAAAACTCACAACAATATCTATATCGACATCAGATACATCAAATTGCAAAGCATAATCTGCACATTCAGCAACAACATCAAAATTTGTTGCAGCCAAGTCATTTCCAACCTTCTTCTCTCTCTACAGCTCAACAAAATCAGCAATCTGTGATTCAACACCACCAAAAATCAGCCCTAAGACAACAAAGACAGCAACCACCGGCCTCCATTGTCCAccagcaaccaccaccaccacagtcGAATCCAATGGGCCTACAAACTAGTGCAACAAActtgcaacaacaacaacaaccaaggTTACTATCCCAAAAGAATAGTTCTTCCAATGTACAACAACCACATCAACACTCAATTGGTCAACATAAAAACTTTCCTACAATTCATCAGCAACCAACCATGCTGAACAATCAACATTCGACACAAGTGATGCAGTCTAAGGTGTCAGTTCCACAAAAGAATCATTCTATGCAAGGTCAACGTTCACAACCGGAATTACAAGTGATGCCACAATTACAAACACAGTCAGGTCAGTTGCAACACCAGTTAAATATGAAACTACAGTCAAACATGTCTCAAAGGGATATGCAACAGAGGCTTCCAACATCAGGTGCTTTTCAGCAGCAAAATGTAATAGATCAACAACAGAAACAACTATTCCAACAACAGAGAGCTATGCCAGAGGCTTCATCAA CATCATCAGATTCCACAGCTCAAACAGGAAACCAAAATAATGGAGACTGGCAAGAGGAGGTGTATCAAAAG ATTAAAGCTATGAAGGATAAATATATGCCAGGGTTGACTGACTTATACCcgaaaatcatgataaaattgCATTTG CATAATTCTCTTCCTCAACAACCAAAGAATGAACAATTTGAGAAGGTAAAAATGCTTAAACACATATTTGATAGTTGCTTGAACTTCCTACAAGTTCCTAGAAGCAACATATTACCCATATATAAAGAAAAACTTGATCTATATGAGAAACAGATTATTAACATCATACTCACATTTAACCGAAAACCCGGGCCCCACCTGCAACAACCACTTCCTAGTCCTACACAAGTACATCCTCATGAAAGCCACATGAACTCACCGAATTCCACCATGTTTCAACTGAAACAACTTCaacctcatcatcaaatgaagcATCATTTTTTGCAAAAACAACAACAGCAGCAATTTAACAGACCAACAAAGCAACAACAGTTGCAACTGCCTCATATTGGTGTCAAGATAGAATCTCTTACAAGACCTGGACCTCCCTTTTCACCTCAGATTTCATCTCCAACTGTTGACCAGCAAAACCCGTTGACTTCTGTTACTAAATCCGCCACCTGTACGCCTTTGCAATCTGCAAACTCGCCATTTACCATGTCGTCCCCTTCAACTCCTTCTACATCTCATATTCTAGGAGACTCTGAGAAGGTTAATTTGGGTATTCCTAATGCTGGGAATGTTGGACACCAATCAAATGTTgcctctcactctctatctcttcCTTTTGGGACACCTGGCATATCGGCTTCCCCTTTGCTTGCAGAGTTCACTAGCCCTGATGGAAATCACGGGAATGAGGCATTGATTGTTTCTGGAAAGTCGAGTAGTACTATAGAAAAGCCCATAGAGCACTTACTCAAAGTG GTGAAGTCGATTTCAGCAAAATCTTTGAGTGCATCGGTTAGTGACATTGGTTCAGTTGTCAGTATGATTGATAGCATTGCAGGATCAAGAGCAGGTATCAAATCAAGAGCTGCAATTGGTGAGGACTTGGTTGCCACAACAAAATGTCGCCTTCAATCAACAACTATTGGAAAAAGGAAAACGAAAATGGAACCCTTAAATGTTGTATCATCTGCCAACAATGTAAATGATAGCTTTAAGCGTTTCAGTTATTTGGAGGCCTCAGAGTTGGAATCAACTGCAACTTCTAGCATAAAAAGGCCTCGGATTAAG ACTAGCAATGCTCTTTTGGAAGAAATAAGAGAGATAAATTGGGGACTCATTGATACCATGGTTGGTATCAGCGAGGAAGATGTAGGTTCAGGAACCGTTGTCAGGTGCTCTTTTGGCGCTGTAAACATTAAGTCACAATATGCTTCAGCAAAAGTG TTACCTATACAACCATTACGATTGCTTGTTCCTGCAAATTATCCAAATTGCTCACCCATACTGTTGGATAAGTTTCCGGTTGAGATTAG TAAGGAGGATGAAATGGAGGATCTTTCAATGAAAGCAAAATTGAGGTTTCATAGTTGTGTGCGAATGCTTTCGGAACCCATTTCACTTGAGGAGATGACAAGGACTTGGGACACTTGTGCTCGTGCAGTTATTTCCGAATACGCCCACCAAACTAGTGGTGGTGCTGGTGGGACCTTCACCTCTAAATATGGACCCTGGGAGGACTGTCTCACTTTCACTGCTTCTGCTTAA
- the LOC111882976 gene encoding serine/threonine-protein kinase RUNKEL, which produces MDNFHIYEAIGQGKYSTVYKGRKKKSVEYFAIKSVDKSHKSKVLQEVRILHSLDHSNVLKFYAWYETSAHLWLILEYCVGGDLRTLLEQDNKLPEDSVHDLARDLVRGLSYLHSKGIIYCDLKPSNILLDENGRTKLCDFGLSRKLSDISKTPSSLLPQAKRGTPCYMAPELFHDGGVHSYASDLWALGCVLYECYSGRPPFIGKEFTQLVKSILTDPTPSLPGNPSRTFANLVSSLLIKDPTDRIQWSEITTHAYWRTHLSPVSLPPQPAFDNMIQLSYKPSCLTERERNLQNKTPPRNRDNSSKLNETPKNRKIQSKQKDVSSNTKGVNLLRLSRIAKSNLQRENEKENYRRPLPNNSEHDTDVKIENTDMELDFNENTEDDTQDENELPATPSRNPTVDENLSTPDPEERIIHEIDASPLINTDESRRTDHESESSVPPTPPTASPQPKTQRIIEDSGGVVSLSQVVWHSSDLSVRPVMPSKKSDKQSDVLPSLPFDTIPASDLVKLPKDQLDVVTKSIVTILNGNTTIGEKQNVIRYLEMLSTNVEAANILTNGSIMPVLVKMLRQSKASALRVQLASLLGLLIRHSTYIDDELSNSGILGALNEGLIDRQEKVRRFSMAALGELLFYISTQNDQSKPTIPPESPSKETKSSSGWQVPSTLISLVTSLLRKGEDDITQLYALRTIENISSQGGYWSTRFTSSDVINNLCYIFRAPGKQETIRLTAGSCLVRLVRFTPPTIQQVMEKLTFKEMAGAISKGNPKEQQICLNLLNMAVLGGNFFPNIGRHLLPLVEDKNLVPNLISLIEHGGEVLRGKTLVFVTLLCKNRKRWLGQFFLNGKLVSTVDRLVVKEKGVYLQQCLEAFLFGVVAVIPGLLETVISDVQQLMGGGGGGRRHTLVAALTGRASSKTNLQLFSVVLNLLGSSSFKHKVVNAEVLQQLKILIKLVESPFQGRDDFQITLLRVLETVTEEASFIEENHSGFVHEILPSLSIVCKASKDGDARFLCLKIWFEVVVSLLNESSSSHDNNGKREELKQICHHHFLPLYPQLMEDEDPIPIYAQKLVEMLVEFKIITQQ; this is translated from the exons ATGGATAATTTTCACATATACGAAGCCATCGGCCAAGGAAAATACTCC ACTGTATATAAAGGGAGGAAGAAGAAAAGCGTTGAATACTTCGCAATCAAAAGCGTTGATAAATCTCATAAGAGCAAGGTTCTTCAGGAA GTTAGAATTCTTCACTCTTTGGATCATTCTAATGTACTCAAATTTTATGCTTG GTATGAAACTTCTGCTCATTTGTGGTTGAttttagaatattgtgttggtggTGACCTCCGGACATTACTGGAGCAG GACAATAAACTTCCAGAAGATTCAGTACATGATCTTGCACGTGATCTTGTTAGAGGTTTAAG TTATCTACATTCCAAGGGAATCATCTACTGTGATTTGAAACCATCAAACATTTTATTAGATGAAAATGGTCGTACAAAG CTTTGTGATTTTGGGTTATCCAGAAAATTGAGTGACATATCTAAAACACCTTCTTCCCTT CTACCACAAGCAAAGAGGGGCACTCCATGCTACATGGCTCCTGAGTTGTTCCATGATGGTGGAGTGCATTCATATGCTTCTGATTTATGGGCACTTGGTTGTGTTCTGTATGAATGTTATTCTGGTAGACCACCCTTCATTGGAAAAGAATTCACACAATTAGTAAAATCAATCCTCACTGATCCTACACCATCTCTCCCAGGCAATCCCAGCCGTACATTTGCTAATCTTGTCAGTTCTCTTTTAATCAAAGATCCCACTGATCGAATCCAATGGTCAGAAATCACCACTCATGCCTACTGGAGAACACACCTTAGTCCAGTCTCTTTACCTCCTCAACCTGCTTTCGATAACATGATACAGCTTTCTTATAAGCCTTCTTGCCTCACTGAACGAGAACGCAATCTTCAAAACAAAACCCCACCGAGAAACCGCGATAACTCTTCTAAACTCAATGAAACACCCAAAAACCGGAAGATTCAATCCAAGCAGAAAGATGTTTCGAGTAATACAAAGGGTGTGAATCTGTTGCGCCTTTCCAGGATAGCAAAATCGAATTTACAGAGGGAAAACGAGAAGGAGAATTACCGAAGGCCATTGCCGAATAACTCTGAACATGACACCGATGTTAAAATTGAAAACACAGATATGGAGCTTGATTTTAACGAGAATACAGAGGACGATACACAAGACGAGAACGAACTTCCTGCTACGCCTAGTCGTAACCCTACCGTTGATGAGAATTTATCAACGCCAGATCCGGAAGAGAGAATAATACATGAAATTGATGCGTCACCTTTGATTAACACAGACGAATCAAGAAGAACTGATCATGAATCGGAATCCTCAGTGCCTCCGACTCCACCGACTGCTTCACCTCAGCCCAAAACTCAAAGAATAATCGAAGATTCAGGTGGTGTGGTTAGCCTATCACAGGTGGTTTGGCATTCATCTGACCTGTCGGTGCGACCTGTGATGCCGAGTAAAAAGTCCGACAAACAATCAGATGTCCTCCCGTCTCTTCCATTTGACACGATTCCAGCTTCCGATCTCGTGAAATTACCAAAAGACCAGTTAGATGTCGTCACCAAATCAATCGTAACCATCTTAAATGGAAACACCACCATCGGTGAGAAGCAGAACGTGATTAGATACCTTGAGATGTTAAGCACGAATGTCGAAGCTGCCAATATTTTGACAAACGGCTCAATAATGCCGGTTCTTGTGAAAATGCTCCGGCAATCAAAGGCCTCTGCTTTGCGTGTTCAGCTTGCTTCACTTCTTGGCTTGCTAATACGCCATTCTACTTATATCGATGATGAATTGTCGAATTCTGGAATATTGGGTGCATTGAATGAAGGTTTGATAGATAGGCAAGAAAAGGTTAGAAGATTCTCGATGGCTGCATTGGGGGAGTTGTTGTTTTACATATCTACTCAAAACGACCAATCCAAACCAACAATCCCGCCGGAAAGCCCGTCTAAGGAAACTAAATCCTCATCAGGGTGGCAG GTTCCGAGTACATTGATTTCATTGGTGACGTCACTTTTACGTAAGGGAGAAGACGACATAACTCAGCTTTACGCATTACGAACAATAGAAAACATCTCAAGTCAAGGAGGCTACTGGTCAACTCGTTTCACCAGCTCAGACGTTATCAATAACCTCTGCTACATATTCCGAGCTCCTGGAAAACAAGAAACCATCCGACTCACTGCCGGATCATGTTTAGTGCGATTGGTCCGTTTTACCCCTCCCACCATCCAGCAAGTAATGGAAAAACTCACATTCAAAGAAATGGCCGGAGCCATCTCaaaaggaaaccctaaagaaCAACAAATCTGCTTAAACCTTCTAAACATGGCGGTGCTTGGCGGCAATTTCTTCCCTAACATCGGCCGCCACCTTCTCCCGCTGGTGGAGGACAAGAATTTAGTCCCGAATCTTATCTCGTTGATTGAACACGGCGGTGAGGTTTTGAGAGGGAAAACCCTTGTTTTTGTGACGTTGCTTTGTAAGAACAGGAAGCGATGGTTAGGGCAGTTTTTCTTGAACGGAAAATTAGTGTCGACTGTGGATAGGCTCGTGGTGAAGGAGAAGGGGGTTTATTTGCAGCAGTGTTTGGAGGCGTTTTTGTTTGGTGTGGTGGCTGTGATTCCGGGGTTACTTGAGACTGTAATTTCCGATGTTCAGCAACTGATGGGAGGGGGAGGGGGAGGGAGACGACATACGCTGGTTGCTGCTTTGACTGGTAGAGCTTCTTCAAAGACTAATCTTCAACTTTTCTCTGTTGTTCTAAATCTGCTTGGAAGTTCTTCCTTTAAACATAAAGTCGTGAATGCGGAGGTTCTTCAGCAActtaaaattttaatcaaattggTGGAATCGCCGTTCCAG GGAAGGGATGATTTCCAGATAACCCTTCTACGGGTACTTGAAACAGTGACAGAAGAAGCCTCTTTCATTGAGGAAAACCACTCGGGTTTTGTCCATGAGATACTTCCAAGTCTCTCCATTGTTTGCAAAGCAAGCAAAGATGGAGACGCCAGATTCTTATGCTTGAAGATATGGTTTGAAGTGGTGGTTAGTTTGTTAAACGAATCATCATCATCTCACGATAACAATGGAAAACGAGAGGAATTGAAACAAATATGCCATCATCATTTCCTCCCTCTGTATCCACAGCTAATGGAAGATGAAGATCCAATTCCTATATATGCACAAAAACTAGTCGAGATGCTGGTAGAATTCAAGATCATCACACAACAATGA